The DNA window GGCTAGAAGTGCTGGCACGTGTTCGTGGTGCGGTGGCACGAAGAGTGCCCCGCCCGGGTGGTGATCATCCGGCCCACCGATCCACACTGCTTGTTCGCGCAACTGCCCCGCGATCTCCGGCGCAGAGTCCTGCAGAAGCACGCTGTGCATTGCCAACAACGTTTGAGTCGTCGCTGTATCCACTTCAATCGCCCGCTGCATCTGCCGGACGTTCGCCACGATCAACTTGGCATTCGCAGACCCGGTGCCGGATAGTTCCGCCTCAAAGATTTTCCTGGACGAGGAAGTCAGCTGCTCAATCCGGCTCGATGCCACCGATTCCCCACGTAGCAAGAGCGGAATGAACGGAAAAAGATCGGTGGCGTGTGTGGCGTCAAAGCGCGTCACTGCGATAGTCGCCCTATCCACGGCTGCAAGTGTTGCGGCTCGAAGCTGAACTTCCTCGCCTGCGATACGCGGCACGACGGCGCTCTCGTAGTGGCTTGGCGTGCGCAATTGAGCGCGCCGCGACAAGTTCTCCACCGCGGCGCGCCACGGCAATGTCTCAAACGAGACTCTCGGCCACACCATGAAGCAAAGTTAGCACGAGAAGTTTTGCAAATAACACAGACGTTAAATGTTAAGGCCAGAAGTTTTAACGTGTTTAAAAATGCTAAAGCTTATCTCGCTAGTTCTTTCGGCCCGAGGTGAAGTATTCTCACTGCTTGCCAGTCAAAAGCACATCCATTCGCGGTTTCCGTGAACTAACGTGGACTCCGCCTACAAGAAAGGATCGCTCCCGTGAAAAAGAAGTTCGTCGGTATCGCGACTGCTGCCGCAGTTACACTCTCATCTATCGCTGCGGTGCCTTCCGCTACTGCAGCGGCCCCATCCACCGCACTCACGCAAACGACGGGGAGCTCCGCAGCCACAAACTTCACGGCAGCGGCGAAGCAGGCACCAGCGGTGACTCCGCTTGCAAAGGGCGAGAGCACCGACTTGAGCAGCAAGATTGGCGGCGGGATCGCCTTTGTCATTTTCCTCGGTTTCATGCTGTGGTCAATCGGTTGGAATAGCCCGTACAACCCCAACGGCCGGTTCGCCGAGGCTTATAAGTAGCTTTCGCTCGAGCACTCAGCTTCTGCGGTTAGCTCCCGGTACTGGCTGACACTGTCGAGGTGGCATAGGCGGTCAATTACTCTTCTGCCTCGTCCGCTCCAAGCCACTCCGGGTTTCCCCACTTCGCGGCCGCGCCTAGTAGGTCTGCTCCCAGCTCCGCGTTGTGAAAACGTTGGTACATCGTGCCTCCGCGGCGCATCATCCGCACGTTGAGGGCATACGCCCCTTCCAGCATCACTTCAAGAGCGGGAAACTCTTCTTGCCCCATGATGACGTCATAGAGGTAAAAGGCATTGAAGATCCACCGCGTCGTTTGCGCGATCGGATACTCCCCATCACCGACTTCCCACCACCCGTTGTGGCTCCGCTGGTACTTCGCGTATTCTTCGTTTCGCTCGGTATTGATCCACACCAGGGGCAGCTCGCCGCTATGAATGTCCCCGACCATCACTTCGATATTCCCCGCACTGATGCAGAACGTGCGGAAATAATCACGTCGCTTATTTGTCGACGGCAAGCATGACACTGTCCAGAGACTGCCCTGCGTAGCTAATGGATCCGGAATGGTCTGGTGGATAAACCAGCCAGCAATCTCTCGAGTAAAGAAGTAGTCCGGACGACGCGCCAGCTGAAAGAACTTCGGTAGCGAGTCATCGGCAAGAGTTTTCCGTTCCGCGCGATCCCAGGGAAGCGACACACTGCTGCCCTCGCTGACTTCGATGACGTAGTCTTTTTCGCCGTGCGGACGCTTGGTGTCCACCACGTTACGGAGGGAACATGTGCGCTCCGTTTCTGAGATGAGGATTCTTTCCGCTGCAAGCAGTGGCTCTGGCTCAGGGATGGGGAAGAATTCAAGGCCAACGATGTCATCCCAGCGTCGCCGGTGGCTGGCGAAGCGACGGACCACGTTCTCTGCCTGTTCGACGTAGGCTTCCCCGTTAGCAAAGCTTAAACGGTATATGCCTCGCTTGTCTTTCCCGTGGAAGAGCACAGAAACCGAGTCGAGGTCATCGACCTGGTAAGCCGTTCCTCGAAACGTCGCCTGCTCAAACTCGATGCCCATGTAATAGAGCCTAATCTGCGTGAGAGCAGAGCAAATCATGCTGACAGAAAGAACCGAGGTCTTTCGCGCTTTCAGGCCAGCTACGCATCCACACCACGTCTCACACCCCCAGCCCCCGCCGCCGTCACCACGCTCATCGCCAGCAGCACCGCTGCCGCCACAGCAAACACCCACGCCCCAGCCGCGCCGTAGATCGGCAGAAACACGAGCGGAGTCAGCGCGTTGCCGTAGAAGCGGAACGCCTGGATGGTGGACAGGATCTGAGCCCCGCCCGGCGAGCGCAAAGTGAGCACGTTGATGGAAATCTGCGTGCCCTGCGCGGCGAGTACGGCCACGCCCCACAGCACGGCAACCAGGATCAGCGACGGCATAACGCCAATTCCGATGAACGCCACGGCAGCGACCACCAGCCCGCCAGCGATGACCACCCGCGCACCCAGCCGATCTGCAAGCGAGCCGACCCATCGAGCGAAGATGAAAGAGGTGAACCCGCCGGCCATCACGACCACACCGCGCAGGGCCGGGTCGGCGTCGAAGCGATCACCGACATAGAGCGCGAGCAGGAACCCAAACCCGATGACGCAGGTACCGATAGTCAGAAGCGTCAGCGACGCACGCACCACAGGCCAGCTGAGCAGGCGACCTTCGCGTGGTGCGCCAGCGCCTGCCGGCGGCGTCGAGGGCAGTCCCGTCACAACGATGGTGAGCGCAAGGAAGAACAACAGCACGTACATGACCCGCCAGCTGGCAAATTGCACACTCAACCCGGCAACCAGGGGCGCGGAAAATAGGCCGCAGGACTGCATCGCCTGGTACGTACCAAGCGCTTTGCCTAACTCTTCCTCTGGAGTCATCGACTTGAGGATCAGTTGGAGCAAGGGGGACGTAAAGGCGTTGGCAAGCGCGGCGGCTATGAACGCCACGACGAACATCCACCACTTCGGGGTCAGCGCAAGCACAACGGCCGCGAGCGCGATCACACCAAATGCGCAGCGCACCACCCTCGCCGGCTCTAGGTTGCGCACCAGGTAGGTGGAAAACAGCATGGCCGTGGCGAAAGACATTAAAAACGCAGTCATTGTCAGCGACGCTTGCCGCAGCGTAATCCCAAAGTCCGCCGCAAACTCCGGCAGCACCACCGCGATCGACTGCCCCTGAAACGGCCCGATGAACCCACCAGCCATGATCAGGAAGTTTCGAAATCGATCGAGTGCTCGCATAACGCTAAAGCATAAACGTTCAATGAATTCGGTTCAGGGGCTCGACGCTTGCCGACGCCACCCAGCTGCCTTTTCACGACGCGGTTCGGTACAATTACGTGGATTTCTCCGGCACGGCTCCGCTAAAAGCGTCGCTTGGCCCTTTAGGTGTAGGAAAGCTGCGTTACCAATGGCTCAGAGTGTGACCCCGCGAGGCGGGAAGAAGTACGACGAGATCATTGACGCCACCTACCGCCTCCTGCAACACAACGGCTACAACAACACCTCCATCGCGGCGATCAAGAAGGAAACAGGGGCCAGCGCGAGCTCGATCTATTGGATGTTCGAGAACAAGGACACACTGATCTCCACATCGCTGGAGGCGCAGTACCCGGTGCGCACCATTGCAGAAGATTGGTCTTCGTTCTCTCCGGAAATTCCGCTAATCGAGCAGCTACGCCAGCTGCTCGCCTCTGTGCTGGAATCCGAGCAGCGCGGCCGCGCTGTACGTACTGGATTACTGCTCGCCCTGGAGGGTTCCGCGCAGGCGCTCCCCGTGCAGGAGCCTTTTCGACGTCGGCGTGCCGATGCGCTGCGCGCGTTCCGTTTGTGGTGGGAGAGGGCGCTGGTGGCGTCGAGAAGCGAGAGCGGCTTGGACATCGAGCAGGCAGCGATGCGAATGAGCGCGCTGACCCAGTGGTTTTTGGACGGCCACTTCATTGGTGATGTGTACCTCAAGGACGAAGACACCGAGGCGCGGTTGGAGCTGATGGCGCAGGCGATGCTCGCTGCTGCGGCCTCGCCGTTCGTTTCAGCACCCGAGGCAGCAGGCCCGGCAGCACGCGAGGAAGACACGCCCTCGGACCTGCTGGGACATGTGCGATCCTTGGTGGCGCAGCGCGGGTACGAGGGGGCCACCTTCGCCCAGATTTGCGCAGCTGCCGGGGTTGCGCGCAGCTCGATTTACTGGAAGTACGAGGACAAGGACGCGCTGATCAAGGACGCGTTTGTGGGCCCCTACCTGGAGATGAAGGGCGAACTCGACAGCTTGCCGGACGCACGCGAGGTAGGCGTGGCCGAAGCGCTCGCGCACGAGCTCGTAGCAATGAACGGGCGGTTGCACGCATCCCCGCTTGTGGCTGCCGGCGGCTTGCTGATCGCAGCTCAACGTCGGAAGCCGACGACTCCTGCGGGTCACGCGCTGATTGCGGGTTCACGGAGCAGCGAGCAGCGGCTGGCGAGCTGGCTGAAAACGGCCGACCTCTCCAACGAGGTCAACCCAATCCACGTGGCGTGGCTGTTCAACCGGCTGCGCATCGGCATGGTGGCGGGCGTCGCGCTGCAGGATAACGCTTTACGTCTAAGCGAAGCCATGACTGTCGGGGCAATTCAGCAATTGCGAGCTCATTACGCGGCCTCCTAGCCACCCCCGATTACACCAACTGTGTTCCGTCCACTGGAACGTTGGTTCCAGCCAAATACTTCGCGGTCTAAAGTCCCTCCCGAAAGATGACCTAGATCACGAAGGAGAGTGGCTATGAGTGGGATCGCTGAGCTCATTGATCCTGTTGGCGGATATGTTTCCGGCAAAATCTTCGCCGATGAAGACATCTACCGCCAGGAGCTGGAGACTGTCTGGCAGCGCACGTGGGTGTTTCTCGCACACGAGTCGATGCTGCCGAAGCGGGGCTCCTACATCCAGACGTACATTGGCGAGGACCCCGTCATCGTTGTCCGCCAGAAGTCGGGCGAGGTCAAAGCGTTCCTGAATCAGTGCCGCCACCGCGGCATGCGCATCTGCCGCGCTGACCGCGGCCAGGCCAAGTCCTTCATGTGCTCCTTCCACGGGTGGGCGTACGACCTCGAGGGCAACCTGGTCTCCATCCCGCAGGAGGCCAACGCTTACCCGGATGGCATCGACAAGTCGAAGCTGTCTGCGATCAAGGTGCCCCGCATTGAGAACTACAAGGGCTTCATCTTCGGCTCCTGGGACGAGACCATTCCGCCGCTCGAGGAGTACCTCGGCAATGCCAAGTACTACCTGGACGGCTACATGGATCGCTACGAGGGCGGCATGGAGGCCATCGCCGTGCACAAGTGGGTGCTCCCGGCGAACTGGAAGTTCAACGTTGAGCAGCCGACCTCGGATATGCAGCACTCGGAGATCTCACACGTCTCCGCAGTGGAAGCGCTCAGCTCCGGCTCCGATACTTTCGACCGCAAGACCGGCCGCAAGAAGATCCCCGAGGGCCGTCAGTTCCTCAGCCCCTACGGCCACGGCGGTGCCTTCTTCGGCAAGCGCGACGCGGAGATCCCCAACACGGGCCCGGCGCTGATCGAGTGGGAGAACACGATCCGTGATTCCATCGTCGAGCGCCTTGGCGAGTTCCGCGAGGTCCGCGGCCACATGAACGTTTTCCCCAACTTCATGCTCCTGGGCAACTACACCTTCCGCGTCACCCACCCGCGTGGGCCGAACGAGATGGAGATCTGGTCCTGGGCCTTCGTACCGAAGGACGCACCAGAAGAGGTGAAGGAAGCCATCCGCGTCGACGTCATGCGTACCTTCTCCCCCGGCGGCATGTTCGAGCAGGACGACGCCGAGAACTGGGAGGAGATGCAGCACATTCTCCGGGGTGCGAAGTCGCGCGAGACCGGTTTTACCTACAACATGCGCCGCGTGCCTGTCTCCTACGACGATGACGGCTACCCGGGCGCATCCACCGCGCACGTCTATTCCGACAACGCGGCGCTGAACATGTACGGCTTCTACCGCGACCTGATGGAAGACAAGTCCTGGGAGCAGCTCAAACAAGAGCGCGGCGGCGTGCCGGAGGTGGATCAGCGAGACTTCACCGCGGTCATGGATCCGGAAGCGGCCAAGGCGGCCGCTGCATCCGACGGCGCGTACGAAGGCAACGTCGACTAGCGGACTTACTCGACCCAAGATTTTAAGGAGCACTCCAATGACGACTACTACCGAGCAGCCGGTCACTCAGCGCCCTGCAGACGCGGAAGACGAGCGCCGGATCGCACGCTTCCTGTATGACGAAGCCGAGATGATGGACAACATGCAGTGGGAAGACTGGCTCGACTGCATGCACGAAGACGTTGATTACTGGGCCCCGGTCCGCGAGAACCGCGTGGCCCGCGAGCGCAAGGAAGAGTTCTACCCGAAGGGGACTTCGGTCTACTTCGAGGAGTCCAAGGCGTTTCTGCGCCAGCGCGTCGTCCGCCTAAACACGCACATGGCATGGGCGGAGGAACCGCCATCGCGTTCGCGCCACATGCTCACCAACCTGCGCATTGACGAGCGAAGCGACGGGGCGTTTGCGGTGCGCTCGAACTTCATGATTTACCGCTCTCGCGGCGAGCGTTACCAGGATACGATTGCCGGCGAGCGCCGCGACGTCATCGTCCGAGACCCGGACTCGCGCTACGGATTTTTAGTGCTCGAGCGTGAGATCCGCTTCGATATGGCCACCATTCTTGTCAAGAACCTCTCCCTGTTCTACTAAGGAAAGGACCTGCATATGACTGCACAGATCGAAACTACGAACCTGCTTCGCATTGGCGTTGTCGTCTACGACCTGGACGCCAAGATGAAGGAATACTCCCGCATCTACGGCATCTCCGACTGGGATACTGCCGAGCACGCACCTACCGACGCGGTGGCGCACGGCCGACGCCTGGCAACGACCCCGGGTACGTGGCGCAGCGCCGTGGGCACCACCCCGGCCGTCAACGGCGAGCAGGGACCGGGCGGACGCCCGGCGTCGAGCCTGACCTTCGAGCTCGTCGAGCCGACCGGTGGAGAGAGTCCGTTCAACGAGTTCCTGCGCACAAAGCGCGAGGGCATCGCTTTCCTGCAGGTTCGCTCCACGGCGGCCGACGAGGCAGCGGTTGCCAAGCACTTCGAGTCCCTTGGCTACGACGTCGCCTACACCGCCACGGTGGATCGCACCACGCGCACCTTCTATGACACCCGCGAGAAGCTGGGCGGTTTCCTCGTAGAGATGCTCCCGGCCAGCGCCGAGGACCCTGCCGAGGTGAGCACCGACACGCGCCCGACCCAGCCGGTACAGGGCATGTACCACTTCGGTGTGCTCGTGCACGACGTCATGGCCGCGCTGCCCCACTACCGCGACGTCTTTGGCATCCAGCGCTACGAGATGAAGACCTGGGAGACTGGCTTCGGCCGCTTGGACAAGCCCTACTACCGCGGCAAAGACGGCGACACCGGCTACTTCACCGCGCAGGGCACCGCCGGCGACTTCGGTTTCGAGATCATCTCGGTCAACCACGGCGACTGCCACTACAACCGCGAGTTCTTCGACGAGCGCGGCCCCGGCATCCACCACTACTTCGCGTGGATGACCACCGAGGACGCCGACTGGGACGAGGTCGTGCGCTCGATGACCGAGGCCGGCCACCCGCTGTGCATGGGCTCGGGCCTGCGCGGCGGCGCCGCCGAGTTCGGCTACTTCGACACCTTCGAGGCGCTCGGCGGCTACCTCATCGAGATCGTCATCCGCCGCGAGCCCCCGAAACCCGAGTTCGCCGCGCCGGACTGGGTCGTCGACTTCGAGGAGCTCGTATGATCCGCATCATCCACCGGGGAGCGACCGACTCCCCCGAGCAGTTGCTTGCCGACGTCACCTCCCTGCGCCAGCGCGAAGGCATCAAAGAGGCCGAGGCCTACCAGACCCTCGCGGTAGAGGATGAGGACTGCGCGGTGGCGATTCTGGCGGAGCAGGTGGCTGACTATGCCGCGGTCGTCGAGAAGCTGCCCGAGCTGCCGCACTTGCACCGGTTCGTGCAAGATGGCGCGACCGAGCTCTACGAGCAGTCCAAATATGCTCTTGTCGACGGGGTTTGGGCTCCGGAGGCGGGTGCTGATTCCCGCATCATGTGGCCGGCGAGCGGACCGGTGAGCATTGTCATCCAGAACGCGTTTGTGGATAACCCCGAGATGCGGGCACTGACCGCCCAGGAGATCACCGAGACGCGTCGCGAGCCGGGCTGTGTCTACTACGCGTGGATGGAAGATTTGGAACTGCCGAACCACCTCATGCTGCTCGAGGTGTGGGCGGACCAGACTATCTACGACCACCACTGGTTCGGCCGCATGGCCACGGGCGAGTACCGCGGCGACTCCGGGCGTACAGCAACCACGCCGCAGCGCGGTGAACTCACCCGCGAGTTCTACCGGCAGCAAGCCTTCGAGTACCACTACGGTCGCCTGTTGCCTGCGGCCACCGAAAACTATTCCCACTCTGTTGTGTGGTCCGCGCGCTAGCCGACCACCCCATCCCACCCTTTGGAGACCCACATGACCAACATCACTCACGCTCCCCCACAGGATCACGCGCAGGATGAGCGCACACCGAAAGAGCGACGCCTCGCGCTCGCCTCCTCCTTCCTCGGCTCGACCGTGGAGTACTACGACTTCCTGCTCTACGCGGCGGCTGCGGGCCTCGTCTTCCCGCAACTGTTCTTCGCGAACATCGATCCTCTCTTGGGCACGACGCTCTCCTTTGTCATCCTGCTGACGGGCTACCTCGCCCGCCCGATTGGCTCAATGGCGTTCGGTCACTTCGGCGACAAGTACGGGCGGAAGAACGTCCTCGTCGTCACGCTGTTGACGATGGGGCTTGTCTCCATCTGCATCGGTCTGATGCCGTCTTCGCAGGTCATTGGCGCTGCCGCGCCGATCCTACTGGTCATCCTGCGCATCATCCAGGGCATTGCGATCGGCGGCGAATGGGCCGGCGCCACCCTCATGGCCATGGAGAACTCCACGGCGAAGAACAAGGGCTTCGGTGCCTCCGTCGCGATCGCTGGTGGCCCGGCGGGTGCGATCCTTTCCACGCTGGTGCTCGCAGTGTTCGCACGCATGTCGGGTGACAACTTTGCCAACCCGGATCAGTACTTCGTTACCGACTGGGGTTGGCGTGTCCCGTTCCTGCTTTCCGCAGCCATTGTCATCGTCGGCCTGTTCATGCGCGCCAACGTGAAGGAATCGCCCGAGTTCGAAGCCGCCCGGCGTGCGGGCAAGGTGCACACCGGTGTGCCACTGGTCCGCATGCTCAAGGAGGCTCCCCGCGAGCTCGTCCTCGGTGCACTTGCCGGTATGGCCGGACTGTTCGTCCAGGGCCTGCAGAACTCATTCATGGTGCCCTACATCGTCAACTCCACGGCGGAAACGGCATCGCCGGTCGACCGTTCAACGGCACTGATGATGGTCACTGTCGGCTCGGCGTTCGCGATCTTTGTCATGCCGGCGCTCGCTGCGTTGTCTGACCGCCTCGGCCGACGCAAGGTCATGCTGGCCGGCGGCTTGGTCTCCATCGTCGGCATCTGGATCGTCTTCGCCATGATCGACTCCGGTGACCCAACCAAGATCTGGCTGGGCATGGTGCTGCTCGTGTGCGTGGTGCAGCCCGCACAGTACGGCCCGATCGGCGCCTTCATTTCCGAGAAGTTCGTCCCCGAGCTGCGCTACACCGGCTCCGGCATCACCTACCAGGCGGCGTCGATCCTCGGCGCGGGTACCGCCCCGCTGATTGCGACCCGCATGGTTACCCCCGAGACCGGGCTGACCCCGCTGGCTATCGTCGTCTCCGGGCTCTTCGTCGTCTCCTCGCTGGCGATCTTCTTCTCCAAGGAGACCGCACAAAGCATGGGGCACGCGGAGCGTTTCACCAAGACCAACGTGTTCAAGGGCTAAGCACCGGCCATCGCGTCCACCTTCAAAAGTCCCCGCTGTCCTGTACCGGCGGGGACTTTGTCGTGGGGTGAAGTCCGCGGTACCCCTGCCTCACCATTCGGGCTACCCCCGCCGTTCCGCCAAGCGGAACCTTTTCTCTTTGTTCCCACATTTGTGGAATGCTCATTCCAGAGGTTGCGGTGAGACGCCTCACATCTCGAAGTTGCGAGCACTTACGACACATTTCGGTCAGCAGAATTGTCACCTCGCTTTCACAGCAAGTCGATTGGAGCTTTCCATGCACAACGAACGTCCCTCCCTCGGCGCTCCTTCCCTGGAACGCCCCGCGGGATTAGATACCAACCTTGATGTCAGCGGAATGGTCGATCCCGACAAGGGGCTTGTCGATCGCCGCATCTTCAGCGACGAGCAGATCTACCGCCAAGAAATGCGCCGTATCTTCGCGCGCTCCTGGCTGTTCATCGCGCACGAGTCCCAGTTCACCAAACCCGGCGACTTCTTCCAGACCTACATGGGCGAGGACCCGGTCATCGCGGTGATGAACAAGCAGAAGGAAATCCGCGTCCTGCTCAACAGCTGCCGCCACCGTGGCGCACGCGTGTGCCGCGCGGACCACGGCCGCACCAAGAACTTCACCTGCACCTACCACGGCTGGGCCTACAACCTGGACGGCGAGCTCATCTCGGTGCCGGGCGAGCACTACTACAACGACGAGTTTGATAAGGCCAAGTGGGGCCTGTCTGCTGTCCCACGCGTAGAGAGCTACAAGGGACTCATCTTTGCCAACTGGGACGCCGACGCGGAACCGCTCGAGGATTCGCTGGGCGATATGCGCTGGTACATCGACGCCTTCATGGACCGCGACCCGGAGGGCACCTACGTTGTCGAGGGTGTGACCAAGTGGGTCCTCGACGGCAACTGGAAGCTCGCCGCCGAGCAGTTCGCCACCGACTGGTACCACGTGACCATGTCGCACGCCTCGGCGCTGATGATTCTCTCCCCGTCGGGCAAGGGCCCGAAGAAGGAGATCGCAGAGCGCACCGGCCGCCAGTTCACCGACGAGCACGGCCACGGCGCAGGCTTCCCGGTCCACCCCAAGAACCGCTTCGACGCACAGCCGGTCCACGAGTACTACGACTACGAGTTCCTCAAGGAGCGCCTGTCGGAAGAGCAGGTCACCGGCCCGCTGACCAACGGCCACGCCACGGTCTTCCCGAACTTCTCCTACCTGCCCGTCAACGGTTCCATCCGCGTGTGGCACCCCAAGGGGCCAAACAAGATGGAGGTGTGGGCATGGACGGTACTGGACCGCAGCATGCCGGAGGACGTCGCGAAGGCGCAGCGCCTCTACAACCTGCGCACCTTCGGCCCGTCCGGCGTCTTCGAGCAGGACGACGGCGAGAACTGGTCTGAGTGCCAGGCCAACGCAGGTGCCTTCATGGTTGCTAACACCGCCCTGAACTACCAGATGGGCCTCGACAGGGTGGAATCCCGCGAGGGCTACCCCGGCATGACCTCGGAGCTGTACTCCGACGCCGCCGGCCGCGGCCTCTACCGCCGCTGGCGCGAGCTGATGAACACCCCTGCCTGGCACGAAGAAGCTTAAGAACCCGCCACCGCTCCCACACTGAAAGGAAACATCTTCCATGTCTGACGCCATCAAAGTAGCTGTCCTGGACGACATCGAGCAGGAAGAAGCAATCGTCATCTCCCCGGAGGACTCGGGCTACAAGGACGCCATCGCGATCTTCCGCACCGAGGATGACGAGGTCTACGCAATTAACGACGAGTGCACCCACGAGGTCACCTCGCTTGCCGACGGCTGGGTCGACGGCACTGAAGTTGAGTGCCCACTCCACGCCGCGAAGTTCTGCCTGAAGACCGGCGAGGCCCTGTGCATGCCCGCGACCGAGGACGTCAAGACCCACAAGGTCGAGCTCCGCGGCGAGGAGATCTGGCTCACGCCCGGCGTTGCTGCGGAAGGTGCTGAGTAAACCATGACGGCTTCGACCACAATCATCGGCGGCGGCATCGGTGGCTTCACCGTTGCCCGTGAGCTCCGCGCCAAAGGCGTCGACGCCCCCATCACCATCATTGATCCCGAGGGCATCCCGTACGACCGCCCGCCGCTGAGCAAGGACGTGCTCGCCGGTGCCAAGGACCACGACGCGATTCGCTTCGTGCCGGAAGACTGGTACGCCGAGAACAACGTTACCGTTGTCAAGGACAAGGTCGTGCGCATCGACGGCAAGGGCAAGACCCTGGTCCTGGAGAAGACTGAGCCGCTGTCCTACGAGAATCTGGTGTTGGCCACCGGCGGGTTCGCCCGCATCGGCAAGACCCCAGGTTTTGAGGAGCACACCACCGTGCTGCGCACCTTCGACGATGCGTGCACCCTGCGTAACGCAATGGGCGAAGGCAAGCGCCTCGGCATCGTCGGCGCCGGCCTGATCGGTGCCGAGGTTGCCGCGCAGGCCCAGGAGCTGGGCACCGAAGTTGTCCTCATCGACCCGGCCCCGGTCTCGCTGATCCCGGCGGTCGGCGAGGAGCTGGCCAAGCGACTCCACGACCTGCACGCAGCACACAACGTGAAGTTCGTCCGCGGCATGACCACCGAGATCACCGACGAAGGTGACCACAAGACCATTCACGTCGACAACGACGACTCCTACGAGGTCGACCACGTTCTGCTGTGCATCGGCCTGATCCCGGAGGTCGCCCTGGCTGAGTCCTTAGGGCTCGACATTGACAACGGCGTGATTGTCGACACACAGCAGCGCACTTCCCTGCCGGGTGTGTGGGCTGTGGGTGACTGCGCCCGCCTTCGCAACGAGGACGGCACGCTGGAGCGCCGCCACGAGCACTGGGATAGCGCAGTGCAGGACGCGAAGGTGGCAGCGGCCTCCATCGCTGGCGTCGATGCACCGAAGGGCAGTGCGCCCTGGTTCTGGTCCGATCGCTACGGCGTACACGTCGAGGGCGTGGGCGACATGTCCGCCCCAGGCGAGACCTTCATCC is part of the Corynebacterium imitans genome and encodes:
- a CDS encoding GIY-YIG nuclease family protein, whose product is MGIEFEQATFRGTAYQVDDLDSVSVLFHGKDKRGIYRLSFANGEAYVEQAENVVRRFASHRRRWDDIVGLEFFPIPEPEPLLAAERILISETERTCSLRNVVDTKRPHGEKDYVIEVSEGSSVSLPWDRAERKTLADDSLPKFFQLARRPDYFFTREIAGWFIHQTIPDPLATQGSLWTVSCLPSTNKRRDYFRTFCISAGNIEVMVGDIHSGELPLVWINTERNEEYAKYQRSHNGWWEVGDGEYPIAQTTRWIFNAFYLYDVIMGQEEFPALEVMLEGAYALNVRMMRRGGTMYQRFHNAELGADLLGAAAKWGNPEWLGADEAEE
- a CDS encoding MFS transporter produces the protein MRALDRFRNFLIMAGGFIGPFQGQSIAVVLPEFAADFGITLRQASLTMTAFLMSFATAMLFSTYLVRNLEPARVVRCAFGVIALAAVVLALTPKWWMFVVAFIAAALANAFTSPLLQLILKSMTPEEELGKALGTYQAMQSCGLFSAPLVAGLSVQFASWRVMYVLLFFLALTIVVTGLPSTPPAGAGAPREGRLLSWPVVRASLTLLTIGTCVIGFGFLLALYVGDRFDADPALRGVVVMAGGFTSFIFARWVGSLADRLGARVVIAGGLVVAAVAFIGIGVMPSLILVAVLWGVAVLAAQGTQISINVLTLRSPGGAQILSTIQAFRFYGNALTPLVFLPIYGAAGAWVFAVAAAVLLAMSVVTAAGAGGVRRGVDA
- a CDS encoding TetR/AcrR family transcriptional regulator: MAQSVTPRGGKKYDEIIDATYRLLQHNGYNNTSIAAIKKETGASASSIYWMFENKDTLISTSLEAQYPVRTIAEDWSSFSPEIPLIEQLRQLLASVLESEQRGRAVRTGLLLALEGSAQALPVQEPFRRRRADALRAFRLWWERALVASRSESGLDIEQAAMRMSALTQWFLDGHFIGDVYLKDEDTEARLELMAQAMLAAAASPFVSAPEAAGPAAREEDTPSDLLGHVRSLVAQRGYEGATFAQICAAAGVARSSIYWKYEDKDALIKDAFVGPYLEMKGELDSLPDAREVGVAEALAHELVAMNGRLHASPLVAAGGLLIAAQRRKPTTPAGHALIAGSRSSEQRLASWLKTADLSNEVNPIHVAWLFNRLRIGMVAGVALQDNALRLSEAMTVGAIQQLRAHYAAS
- a CDS encoding aromatic ring-hydroxylating oxygenase subunit alpha; protein product: MSGIAELIDPVGGYVSGKIFADEDIYRQELETVWQRTWVFLAHESMLPKRGSYIQTYIGEDPVIVVRQKSGEVKAFLNQCRHRGMRICRADRGQAKSFMCSFHGWAYDLEGNLVSIPQEANAYPDGIDKSKLSAIKVPRIENYKGFIFGSWDETIPPLEEYLGNAKYYLDGYMDRYEGGMEAIAVHKWVLPANWKFNVEQPTSDMQHSEISHVSAVEALSSGSDTFDRKTGRKKIPEGRQFLSPYGHGGAFFGKRDAEIPNTGPALIEWENTIRDSIVERLGEFREVRGHMNVFPNFMLLGNYTFRVTHPRGPNEMEIWSWAFVPKDAPEEVKEAIRVDVMRTFSPGGMFEQDDAENWEEMQHILRGAKSRETGFTYNMRRVPVSYDDDGYPGASTAHVYSDNAALNMYGFYRDLMEDKSWEQLKQERGGVPEVDQRDFTAVMDPEAAKAAAASDGAYEGNVD
- a CDS encoding aromatic-ring-hydroxylating dioxygenase subunit beta; translated protein: MTTTTEQPVTQRPADAEDERRIARFLYDEAEMMDNMQWEDWLDCMHEDVDYWAPVRENRVARERKEEFYPKGTSVYFEESKAFLRQRVVRLNTHMAWAEEPPSRSRHMLTNLRIDERSDGAFAVRSNFMIYRSRGERYQDTIAGERRDVIVRDPDSRYGFLVLEREIRFDMATILVKNLSLFY
- a CDS encoding VOC family protein; amino-acid sequence: MTAQIETTNLLRIGVVVYDLDAKMKEYSRIYGISDWDTAEHAPTDAVAHGRRLATTPGTWRSAVGTTPAVNGEQGPGGRPASSLTFELVEPTGGESPFNEFLRTKREGIAFLQVRSTAADEAAVAKHFESLGYDVAYTATVDRTTRTFYDTREKLGGFLVEMLPASAEDPAEVSTDTRPTQPVQGMYHFGVLVHDVMAALPHYRDVFGIQRYEMKTWETGFGRLDKPYYRGKDGDTGYFTAQGTAGDFGFEIISVNHGDCHYNREFFDERGPGIHHYFAWMTTEDADWDEVVRSMTEAGHPLCMGSGLRGGAAEFGYFDTFEALGGYLIEIVIRREPPKPEFAAPDWVVDFEELV
- a CDS encoding putative quinol monooxygenase, whose translation is MIRIIHRGATDSPEQLLADVTSLRQREGIKEAEAYQTLAVEDEDCAVAILAEQVADYAAVVEKLPELPHLHRFVQDGATELYEQSKYALVDGVWAPEAGADSRIMWPASGPVSIVIQNAFVDNPEMRALTAQEITETRREPGCVYYAWMEDLELPNHLMLLEVWADQTIYDHHWFGRMATGEYRGDSGRTATTPQRGELTREFYRQQAFEYHYGRLLPAATENYSHSVVWSAR